CCGCACTGCACGCGAATGCCCTTGACCTGCGGCGAGCGCATGGAGCTCTGGATCGCCTTGCGCATCGCGCGGCGGAACGCCACGCGGTTGCTCAGCTGCTCCGCGACACCCTGCGCGACCAGCTGCGCGTCGGACTCGGGGTTCTTCACCTCGAGGATGTTCAGCTGGACCTGCTTCTTGGTCAGCTTCTCCAGCGCGCCGCGGATCCGGTCGGCCTCCGCGCCGCGACGGCCGATGACGATGCCCGGCCGGGCGGTGTGGATGTCCACGCGGACGCGGTCACGGGTGCGCTCGATCTCGACCTTGGAGATGCCGGCGCGCTCCATGCCGGTGGAGAGCAGCTTGCGGATCTTGACGTCCTCGGCCACGTACTCCGCGTACTGCTTGTCGGCGTACCAGCGCGACTTCCAGTCGGTGGTGATACCCAGGCGGAAGCCGTGCGGGTTGATCTTCTGGCCCACTACCGGCCACCTGCCTTCTTCTTGCTCTGCGCCTTCTTCACGTCGGCCTTCGGGCGGGCCTCGACCTCGACGGTGATGTGGCTGGTCCGCTTGCGGATCCGGTACGCGCGGCCCTGGGCCCGCGGGCGGATGCGCTTGAGGGTCGGGCCCTCGTCGGCGTACGCGTTCTTGACCCAGAGGGTGTCCGGGTCCAGCTGAAGGTTGTTCTCGGCGTTGGCCATGGCGCTGGCGAGCACCTTCGCGACCGGCTCGCTGGCCGCCTGCGGGGCGAACCGGAGCACGGCCAAGGCGTCGGCGGCGCTACGTCCCTTGATGAGCTCGATCACCCGGCGCACCTTCATCGGCGAGTCCCGGACGAAGCGAGCCCGCGCGTACGCCGTAGGCAGTTCAGCCTCGACGGTCGCGTCGTTCTGGGCGTTCATCGCTACTTCCCTTGTCTTTTCTCGTGCCCGCTCAGCGGCGGCGCGACTTGCGGTCGTCCTTGATGTGACCCTTGAAGGTCCGCGTCGGGGCGAACTCGCCCAGCTTGTGACCCACCATGGCCTCGGTGACGAACACCGGGACGTGCTTGCGGCCGTCGTGCACCGCGATCGTGTGCCCGAGGAAGTCGGGGATGATCGTGGAGCGGCGCGACCAGGTCTTGATCACGGTCTTCTTGCCCGATTCGTTCAGCGCGTCCACCTTCTTGAGCAGGTGG
This Amycolatopsis sulphurea DNA region includes the following protein-coding sequences:
- the rpsC gene encoding 30S ribosomal protein S3, with the protein product MGQKINPHGFRLGITTDWKSRWYADKQYAEYVAEDVKIRKLLSTGMERAGISKVEIERTRDRVRVDIHTARPGIVIGRRGAEADRIRGALEKLTKKQVQLNILEVKNPESDAQLVAQGVAEQLSNRVAFRRAMRKAIQSSMRSPQVKGIRVQCGGRLGGAEMSRSEHYRDGRVPLHTLRADIDYGFFEAKTTFGRIGVKVWIYKGELVGGLKAREARDAAAAAERAPRRDRGDRPSRPRRSGASGTTPTSTEAGRAAAAAKSDTATEAAPAAETAEKTEG
- the rpsS gene encoding 30S ribosomal protein S19 produces the protein MPRSLKKGPFVDDHLLKKVDALNESGKKTVIKTWSRRSTIIPDFLGHTIAVHDGRKHVPVFVTEAMVGHKLGEFAPTRTFKGHIKDDRKSRRR
- the rplV gene encoding 50S ribosomal protein L22; the protein is MNAQNDATVEAELPTAYARARFVRDSPMKVRRVIELIKGRSAADALAVLRFAPQAASEPVAKVLASAMANAENNLQLDPDTLWVKNAYADEGPTLKRIRPRAQGRAYRIRKRTSHITVEVEARPKADVKKAQSKKKAGGR